From Pedobacter cryoconitis, one genomic window encodes:
- a CDS encoding L-threonylcarbamoyladenylate synthase, whose product MLIKIYPENPNPKAIEQVVEVLKKGGIIIYPTDTVYGLGCDITNQKAIERICQIRGIKPEKANFSFICSDLRHISDFVKPIDTTVFRLLKKALPGPFTFIFNANNNVPKLLSSNKKTVGIRVPDNSIARAIVEMLGNPILSTSIKDDDELVEYSTDPGLIYEKYETLVDAVIDGGYGDNEASTVVDCTQGDFEIIRQGKGILENFL is encoded by the coding sequence ATGTTAATCAAAATATACCCGGAAAATCCGAATCCGAAAGCGATTGAACAAGTGGTTGAAGTCCTCAAAAAGGGCGGTATTATCATTTATCCCACTGATACTGTGTATGGATTAGGATGCGATATCACCAACCAGAAGGCGATAGAGCGAATTTGTCAGATCAGGGGCATAAAACCTGAAAAAGCGAACTTTTCTTTTATCTGTTCTGACCTCAGACATATCTCTGATTTTGTCAAGCCAATAGACACGACTGTTTTTCGTTTATTGAAGAAAGCCCTTCCCGGACCTTTCACTTTCATCTTTAATGCGAATAACAATGTTCCGAAATTACTGAGTTCAAATAAGAAAACTGTAGGGATCAGGGTACCTGATAATAGCATTGCAAGAGCAATTGTTGAAATGTTAGGCAACCCGATTTTGTCAACTTCCATTAAGGATGATGATGAACTGGTGGAATATTCTACAGATCCCGGGTTGATCTATGAGAAATATGAAACATTAGTAGATGCGGTGATTGATGGCGGCTATGGCGACAATGAAGCTTCCACAGTGGTGGATTGCACGCAGGGCGACTTTGAAATCATCCGTCAGGGAAAAGGAATACTGGAAAACTTTTTATAA
- a CDS encoding FMN-binding glutamate synthase family protein, which produces MRKAFIAIAAFLVTATLMISLAWPPFYWAFIFIGPIILLGIYDLYQPKHSIVRNYPVLGRLRYLAEDLRPKVYQYFVESDTNGKPFSRLNRSLIYQRAKKENDTIPFGTQLDVYENGYEWLSHSIAAISHHELNEDPRVLVGGPDCAQPYSASILNISAMSFGSLSQNAILALNGGAFMGNFAHNTGEGGISDYHAAPKGDLIWQIGTGYFGCRNDDGSFNYDAFGVRSKTEQVKMIEIKLSQGAKPGHGGILPAKKVTPEIARIRLVKEGFDVISPPAHSAFSTPLELLAFVKKLRELSGGKPIGFKLCIGRKSEFFAICKAMVETGIYVDFITVDGGEGGTGASPQEFSNAVGMPLREGVAFVYDVLSGFDLKKHIKIIASGKVSSGFDLVKNIALGADLCNSARAMMFALGCIQALECNSNTCPTGVATQDPSLMKGLVVEDKKVRVFNYHRLTVASAVELLGAAGLRHTYQLSRAYINRRIAPNVMQSYMETFPYIPEGSLLNTPYPLRFELGMALSTSSSFAPTDYRVTAIDYAHANSFTDTQQSNN; this is translated from the coding sequence ATGAGAAAAGCATTTATTGCGATTGCCGCATTTTTAGTCACGGCAACTTTGATGATTAGCCTGGCTTGGCCACCGTTTTATTGGGCCTTTATTTTTATAGGTCCTATTATTTTATTGGGCATTTATGACCTTTACCAGCCAAAACATAGTATTGTTCGAAACTACCCGGTTTTAGGCCGCTTAAGATATCTTGCTGAAGATCTGCGCCCTAAAGTATACCAGTATTTCGTAGAAAGTGACACGAATGGGAAACCTTTCAGCAGATTGAACCGTTCGTTGATCTATCAGCGTGCAAAAAAAGAAAATGATACTATTCCATTTGGTACACAGCTTGACGTTTATGAAAACGGATACGAATGGTTAAGCCATAGTATTGCAGCGATCAGTCACCATGAACTGAATGAAGATCCAAGAGTATTGGTAGGTGGCCCTGATTGTGCTCAGCCTTATTCTGCAAGTATATTAAATATTTCTGCAATGAGTTTTGGTTCCCTGAGCCAGAACGCTATCCTTGCCTTAAACGGAGGTGCTTTTATGGGCAATTTTGCGCATAACACCGGCGAAGGAGGGATCAGTGATTACCATGCCGCTCCAAAAGGAGATTTAATCTGGCAGATCGGAACCGGATATTTCGGTTGCCGTAACGACGATGGCTCATTTAACTATGATGCTTTTGGTGTGCGTTCAAAAACTGAGCAGGTTAAAATGATTGAAATTAAACTTTCACAAGGTGCTAAACCGGGGCACGGTGGTATCCTTCCTGCAAAAAAGGTAACACCTGAAATTGCAAGGATCAGGTTAGTGAAAGAAGGATTTGACGTGATTTCCCCACCTGCACACTCCGCATTCTCAACGCCTTTAGAGTTGCTTGCTTTTGTGAAAAAACTCAGAGAATTATCAGGTGGAAAGCCGATTGGTTTTAAACTATGTATTGGCCGTAAAAGTGAATTCTTCGCAATCTGCAAGGCGATGGTAGAAACTGGTATTTATGTTGACTTTATTACCGTTGATGGTGGTGAAGGCGGTACTGGTGCATCTCCGCAAGAATTCTCAAACGCAGTAGGTATGCCTTTAAGAGAAGGTGTAGCTTTTGTTTATGATGTACTTTCAGGTTTCGATTTAAAGAAACATATTAAAATTATTGCTTCCGGTAAAGTTTCATCAGGCTTTGACCTGGTTAAAAATATCGCGCTTGGTGCAGATTTATGTAATTCTGCAAGGGCGATGATGTTTGCGCTGGGTTGTATCCAGGCCTTGGAATGTAACAGTAACACCTGTCCTACAGGAGTAGCTACACAAGATCCAAGTTTGATGAAAGGATTAGTTGTAGAAGATAAGAAGGTACGTGTATTTAACTATCACCGTTTAACAGTAGCAAGTGCAGTTGAGCTTTTAGGTGCGGCAGGTTTACGCCATACTTATCAATTGAGCAGAGCTTATATCAACAGAAGGATTGCACCAAATGTAATGCAGTCTTATATGGAGACTTTCCCATATATTCCGGAAGGAAGTTTGTTGAACACCCCTTATCCGTTAAGATTTGAACTGGGAATGGCATTAAGTACTTCTTCCAGCTTTGCACCTACAGATTACAGGGTAACTGCAATTGATTATGCGCATGCGAATTCATTTACAGATACGCAGCAATCAAACAACTAG
- a CDS encoding M13 family metallopeptidase, producing the protein MKAKIILPLAGLALLAACQNKDKGSTANKEARTEFFDKSGMDTTVTPGDNFFQYANGKWMKNTEIPKTETGWGSFYTLYNDNIKNLEQILTNAAKEEHSKGSLEQKVGDFYASGMDTVTIEKLGYTPLKPLLAQIDGLKDYKEVINFIADGYKNGNGDLLDFHVGPDDKISNKNAVNFGQSGITLPERSYYFNNDAETKKIRAGFLNYITQLFVLTGSKKEDAAKSADHILKLETSIANSHSTPVELRDIPKNYNKYYIADFQKLTPDIDWKSVLGKLELKTDTIIVGQPKYYQALNNLLKSEPIAIWKEKLKFDAINNATNALSKDFRTARFDFFGKTIQGLKEPKERWKAIVSSTDGNIGELLGQLYVKEHFTPESKKRMLELVDNLQKVYKSRIEKLDWMTPATKQKALEKLNAFIKKIGYPDKWKKYDDVEISKNTYFANLQSADKHAYKEMVEKMGKPVDKTEWGMTPPTVNAYYNPSINEIVFPAGILQFPFFDVNADDAINYGAIGAVIGHEMTHGFDDQGKQYDKDGNLKDWWTAIDATKFKEKAKKVVELYNGFTLLDNQHVNGELTLGENLADIGGLAIAYQAFKLTPDGKSDKKIDGFTPDQRFFLSFAQVWRIKSRDESMRVRLKTDPHSPEMFRVNGAVYSLEAFYKAFNIPATAKMYVAPANRVGVW; encoded by the coding sequence ATGAAAGCAAAAATAATTTTACCATTAGCTGGATTGGCACTGCTTGCTGCTTGTCAGAACAAAGACAAAGGCAGCACCGCTAATAAAGAGGCCAGGACAGAATTCTTTGATAAGTCTGGTATGGATACCACGGTTACACCGGGAGACAACTTCTTCCAGTATGCCAATGGTAAATGGATGAAAAACACAGAGATCCCGAAGACGGAAACTGGTTGGGGCTCTTTCTATACATTATATAATGATAATATAAAAAATCTGGAACAGATCCTGACCAATGCTGCAAAAGAAGAACATAGCAAAGGTAGCCTGGAACAAAAAGTAGGTGATTTCTATGCTAGTGGGATGGACACTGTAACCATTGAAAAATTAGGTTACACGCCATTAAAGCCATTACTTGCACAGATTGACGGGCTTAAAGATTATAAAGAAGTGATCAATTTTATTGCCGATGGTTATAAAAATGGTAATGGAGATTTATTAGATTTCCATGTAGGACCGGATGATAAAATCAGCAATAAAAATGCAGTTAACTTTGGCCAGTCTGGTATTACCTTACCGGAGCGCAGTTATTACTTCAATAACGATGCAGAAACCAAGAAAATCAGAGCAGGTTTCCTGAATTACATCACACAGCTTTTTGTATTAACTGGTTCAAAAAAAGAAGATGCAGCAAAATCTGCTGACCATATTCTTAAACTGGAAACAAGTATTGCAAATTCTCACTCCACTCCTGTTGAGTTGCGTGATATCCCAAAAAACTACAACAAATATTACATTGCGGACTTCCAGAAACTGACTCCGGATATTGATTGGAAATCAGTATTAGGCAAATTGGAGCTTAAAACAGATACAATCATTGTTGGTCAGCCAAAATACTACCAGGCACTGAATAACTTATTGAAATCAGAGCCAATCGCTATCTGGAAAGAAAAGTTAAAGTTTGACGCGATCAATAATGCAACAAACGCGTTGAGCAAAGATTTCCGTACCGCCAGGTTTGATTTCTTTGGTAAAACAATACAAGGACTAAAAGAACCAAAAGAACGCTGGAAAGCTATTGTAAGCAGCACAGATGGAAACATCGGTGAATTGCTTGGACAATTGTATGTAAAGGAACATTTTACACCAGAATCGAAGAAAAGAATGCTGGAGCTGGTTGATAATCTTCAAAAGGTTTACAAATCAAGAATCGAGAAACTGGATTGGATGACTCCTGCTACTAAACAAAAAGCACTGGAGAAACTGAATGCATTCATTAAAAAGATCGGTTATCCTGATAAATGGAAAAAATATGATGATGTAGAGATTTCAAAAAACACATATTTCGCAAACCTTCAGTCGGCAGATAAACATGCTTACAAAGAAATGGTAGAAAAAATGGGTAAACCTGTAGACAAAACAGAATGGGGAATGACTCCGCCAACGGTAAATGCTTATTACAATCCTTCTATTAATGAGATTGTTTTCCCGGCTGGAATTCTTCAGTTTCCTTTCTTTGATGTCAATGCTGATGATGCGATCAATTATGGAGCTATTGGTGCTGTTATTGGCCATGAAATGACACATGGTTTTGATGATCAGGGTAAACAATACGACAAAGATGGAAACCTTAAAGACTGGTGGACAGCAATAGATGCGACGAAATTCAAAGAGAAAGCTAAAAAGGTAGTAGAACTGTACAACGGTTTTACGTTACTTGATAACCAACATGTAAATGGTGAGCTGACTTTAGGAGAAAACCTGGCAGATATTGGTGGTTTAGCGATTGCTTACCAGGCCTTCAAGTTAACGCCAGATGGTAAAAGCGATAAGAAGATCGATGGTTTTACTCCTGATCAGCGTTTCTTTTTGAGCTTTGCACAGGTTTGGCGTATTAAGAGCAGAGATGAATCCATGCGCGTTCGTTTAAAAACTGATCCGCACTCTCCTGAGATGTTCAGAGTTAACGGTGCTGTTTACAGCCTGGAAGCTTTCTATAAAGCATTTAATATACCAGCAACTGCGAAGATGTATGTTGCGCCTGCTAACCGTGTAGGTGTTTGGTAA
- the asnS gene encoding asparagine--tRNA ligase: MIKREKIKSLLETTDFNREVTVMGWVRTFRNNQFIAINDGSCMGNIQIVVDFENTAEELLKRITTGAAIAVTGQLVESLGKGQRVDVKAASIEILGDSDAEKFPLQPKKHSLEFLREIAHLRFRTNTFNAVFKVRHALSFAIHQFYNERGFVYMHTPVITASDAEGAGEMFKVTTLDFDKTPRTEDGKVDFSEDFFGRATNLTVSGQLEGELAAMAFGQIYTFGPTFRAENSNTTRHLAEFWMVEPEIAFADLEDNMQLAEDMMKYIITYALDNCKEEIEFLNNRLLEDEKTKPQQERSELSLIEKLNFCVNNDFVRLTYTEAIAILRSSKPNQKKQFKYLINEWGADLQSEHERFLVEKHFKKPVILTDYPADIKAFYMRQNEPDAEGRRTVAAMDVLFPGIGEMIGGAQREERMDKLTQRMEEMNIPQEELWWYLDTRRFGTAPHAGFGLGFERLVLFVTGMTNIRDVIAFPRFPKNAEF, from the coding sequence ATGATTAAAAGAGAAAAAATAAAAAGCCTGTTAGAAACGACTGATTTTAACAGAGAAGTGACCGTAATGGGTTGGGTAAGAACGTTCCGTAACAACCAGTTTATTGCCATCAATGATGGTTCCTGCATGGGAAATATTCAGATAGTTGTTGATTTTGAAAATACAGCGGAGGAATTATTGAAAAGGATCACCACAGGCGCAGCAATTGCTGTAACCGGACAATTGGTAGAATCTTTAGGTAAAGGTCAGCGTGTTGACGTAAAAGCAGCTTCTATCGAAATTCTTGGAGACAGTGATGCGGAAAAATTCCCTTTGCAGCCAAAAAAACACAGTCTTGAATTTTTAAGAGAAATTGCACACCTGCGTTTCCGTACCAATACTTTTAATGCTGTTTTTAAAGTGCGCCATGCATTATCGTTTGCAATACACCAATTTTATAATGAAAGAGGTTTCGTTTATATGCATACTCCTGTAATCACAGCATCTGATGCTGAAGGTGCCGGAGAAATGTTTAAGGTAACCACTCTTGATTTTGATAAAACACCAAGAACTGAAGACGGAAAAGTAGATTTTTCAGAAGATTTCTTTGGCCGTGCTACAAACTTAACTGTTTCCGGTCAGCTGGAAGGTGAATTAGCAGCAATGGCTTTTGGTCAGATCTATACCTTCGGCCCTACTTTCAGAGCCGAAAACTCAAATACTACACGTCACCTTGCAGAATTCTGGATGGTTGAGCCAGAGATTGCTTTTGCTGACCTGGAAGATAACATGCAGCTTGCAGAAGATATGATGAAATATATCATCACTTATGCACTGGATAACTGTAAAGAAGAAATCGAATTCCTAAATAACCGTTTATTAGAGGACGAAAAAACTAAACCTCAGCAAGAACGCAGTGAATTATCACTGATAGAAAAGCTGAATTTCTGTGTGAACAATGACTTTGTACGTTTAACCTATACAGAGGCGATTGCTATTCTGCGTTCATCGAAACCTAACCAGAAGAAACAATTTAAATACCTGATCAATGAATGGGGTGCTGATTTGCAATCTGAACATGAGCGCTTTTTAGTAGAGAAACACTTTAAGAAACCAGTAATCTTAACAGATTATCCGGCAGATATTAAAGCTTTCTATATGCGTCAGAATGAGCCGGATGCTGAAGGCAGGAGAACTGTTGCTGCGATGGACGTTTTATTCCCTGGTATCGGCGAGATGATCGGCGGTGCGCAGAGAGAAGAAAGAATGGACAAATTAACACAGCGTATGGAGGAGATGAATATCCCACAGGAAGAATTGTGGTGGTATTTGGACACCAGAAGATTTGGTACTGCACCACATGCTGGTTTTGGTTTAGGCTTTGAGCGTTTAGTACTGTTTGTTACTGGCATGACTAACATCAGGGATGTCATTGCTTTCCCTCGTTTTCCGAAAAACGCAGAGTTTTAA